ACGTGCCGCCGCGCCGCGACCGACCCCCCCTCTCTCTGTCCCGTTTCGCGCCGCCATTTCGGGCGAGATCCGCTCTGCGATCCTCCATGTCCCTGACGGCGGCGTGCGTTCCTGGTTTAATCTCCTGCTCGTCGCGCGTGTAGGTACCGGCGGCTGGTCGCCGCAGATGCAGTTCCTCCTCGCGTGCTCGCAAGGCGACCTGCGCCGGGCCAAGGTTAAGATCCTCCTCCGTGATGGCGTTGTTCTGGATAGGGTTTTTAGCCGTGGTTGGTTGCTACTTACAGTTACAGTATATGATATATAAGTTGATGGTGCTGCTATGTGCTATGTGATGGTCTGCTCGCTTTAATTGATTGATTTTGCTCTTGTGGGGTAGTTTTCTGTACATTTCACCATCCGTTTATTGAGTATCTTTTGATATTGTTTCATGCAACATTCTTGTTGGAAATCGGATCATGTAGTATGAGGATGTGCCTTAATTAACGTGGTTCTGTTGAAATCTGGGTCGTCTTGAAGCCTTGGTAAATGGCATGGACAAGGATGACAGGGAGTCGCTCGCCTCTGTGAGGGTCGAGGGCTGTGGGGCGTTGCATTCGGCAGCGGGCTCTGGTGATATGGCCATCTGCAAGTACCTGGTGGAGCAGCTTGGATTTGATGTCGACTCGGTTGCTAGCTCTGGTACGTAACGTACGCCACTCAGAAATTACTAAATTAAATGCTCCAATGTTCCTTTCCAGTTCTTGTTTCTGGGAACCAAGCTACTACTACTTCATAATCATACCATACGACGCAATTCGTAGATGGAACGTGGATTATTGGCGTTCCATTTATAGGGATTTCCTTATTTGTTTCATCTCTCATGCTCTGACCATCTGCTCGTGTTAGGGccaattaatcaaattattactattcaaaattcaaaaataataatCTTACTATTCAGTTCTCATATATTTTTGTCGCATAATATTAGCTTGTGATAGTGAGACCTGATGACTATAAGATTTCCCTCTAAACATGCTTGTGAATGTAGTATTAATTATACCATTTTGTTTATATGCACCTGCAAATGTGCGTGTCTGTGAGATTTCAGTCTTCAGTATTGCTTGTGATATGATGCTGAGGAAGTGCAGACAATGGCAGTAGATTTCTTAGGCCCAACCGGTTGCTATTTGACTAAAATTGCTTGATTGTAATTCTCTTGGCAGGTTCGACACCCTTGTCTTTCGCGGTGGCACATGGGGAAATGACTGCTGCGTGGTATTTTCTTGACAAAGGTGCTAATCCCAACACAAAAAGTTCCTCCACCGGCACGACTCCTCTGCATGAAGCAGTAGCAACAggtgtctatttcttcacattctGCTCTGTTAAAGTTGGTTGCATATATATGATGTCATATTTCTCTGTTGAGTTGCTGTCCAATTGTGTTATGAGGTTGACCGTCCCAACTTTGTGTTTATGATTGGGGTGCAGCCCGGGAGTGATAATACGGAAGTGATGGTTCCACTACATGACTTCTTTAAAAAAAATGTCCCAAAATGAATTTGTCCAGCAATTGAAAACCTTCTTGTCAACATGTTGTGTATACTGATAGGATATAACTATTTAAACGGTGTGGACGCCTCCTTTCTTGCTAGGCTGTGATGAAATTGCACAACTGCTGCTATCGAAAGGAGCTAATGTTGAGGCACCTTCTCCTCATGGGACACCTCTAGTTGCCGCTGCAGCCCATGGGAAGTTCAATGCTATGAAGATTTTGCTGGAGCACCATGCAGATGTAATTAGTAAATTGATGTTCTTCCACTTGAGCTTACTTCTTTTTCTGCATAGCTCAAGTTTTGATGCGTATACAATCCCTAGAATCCTATTTGTTCAACATATATGGGACCTGAGAAGTGACTTGtattttttcaaaataaaatTGCAGCCGAACAAAGTCTCATGGGACTTTGGTACACCCCTGACCACAGCACTCTATGCTACTCCTGACAGAATGAATGAGTCCACCTGCTTAGAGTGCGTGAAACTTCTTGTCAAGGTGTGTGTGCAATTCACATTCTGCACATTTTGGTTGCTTGATGGAATCTCATGTCGGAAGATACTTTTTTGTATTCTCCACGTGTTTTATGTTATATCTGTTCACCCACAGGCTGGCGCGGATGTCAATTGTACAATTCCTGAAACTCCATTGGCAATAGCAACTAACAATGGCTTAACCACATGCTTTAAATACTTGTTGGAGGTTGGCGCCAATATCAATGTTCCAGCTAACCAGGTGAATTATTTTTTCTAATTCATGTTTGTTCTTAAACCTTGATACTTGATGCTCTAACACCATTGTTGTTATCTCTGGCACTTGTTGCATAAACTTGTCCTGGTGATGATTATGTTATGTCTCATGGAAATCTTGGAGTGCACTCAAATCGTATTTCTTGTTTACTGCTCCTTCAGTGCATATCGTAGTATTTCTTGTTTACTGCTCCTTCAGTGCATATCGTAGTATTTCTTGTTTACTGCTCCTTCAGTGCATATCGTAGTATTCAATATGTGAGGTTCAGTGACGTTGAGACAAAATCATGGAGAGAAAATCAGTTTAGAAGCCCCAGTAGTCCTATCCAAAAAGTAGGTGCTGATGATTTCCAGCATGGAGGTCATCTGGACGGAATGAACCTATTGCTGAGATCTGTTGCTGTTCCATTGTATCATTCATGACTTCACTTTTTAATATTTGCAATTTCATGTTTAGCTTAGTGTTAGAATTGTAGGCGCCCAATGATGTTACGTTTTTACTAGTTCCATGCGAAGTTTTGGATCTAGACATATCACAAGCCCAAGAACTGTTTGCTTTTGCTCACACTAGTTGTCTGTCATGACATTATGTTATAGAGGAGGTTGCATAAATTATGTATCTTTGATTTTTGCAAAAAACTTCTCGTGTCATTTTTTTGCACTCACAGCCCCTGTATTTCCTTTTTTGCATCCTCCATACCCTGACCTGCTTGGGAAAcccctctcacacacacatatGGACATTGAAGTGATGGAAAACAATAGTGAAGGGTTATTGCAAACAAGAAACTGTCAGCTGGGATTTTCTGATGTAGGAGTGACAAATGGGGACATTTATTTGTTCGTTTTTTTGGTATAAAGTATAAACTGGTATCAGCCTATCAGGTGCCTCTGGTTGCCAGAATTTGGATGGTTGGCGACAAGTCTATACAATCAGACGCAATAATCAAACTCTAATCATCTCTTTGATGAATAGATAGAGCACTTTGATCCGCTTTCAAAAATAATAGTCAGAAAGCTAGATAGATAGTTTCCTAGATCCTTCCATTTTGGGGACATAACTATAAGATGGAAAGCTAGATATGAGATTTGATCCATCCATCAGAGTAGCCACACCTTTCAGATAAATGTGGGATATTTGGAATCATTTCATCGAGAACTGGGaaatttactctgcatattaagAGTGGGTAATTTATGGAAGTAATTCGTGTCCTTGTGTTAGAATGTCATCTTAGTTCTGTACAGTTAATATGTCACCAGCTGTTTCTATTAATAGGAGAAATAAGACAGGTTATTCTGCCTTGGTACAGTTTTGCAGCATCTTAACATAAGTTTTGTTTAATGATTTAGGTTAAGAAAAGTGACAGTGATAGCAAAGCTCCACTGAAATCAAGCGGTGCAAAAGCTGTTAGGGGGAAGAACTATGTTGCCGCATCAAAATTGTGTTCTGAGGTATATTGTTGTGCAATCATTTTCAATGGTCCTCTTACTGAACAAGCTGTTGGGAGAGAACTGTTATTTCCATATTGCTAATACATCACAGTCGTGGATATTAGATGAGAATATAACACTTATAGTGAAAGCTCTGCCCATTCATTTGGATTCGAGTATATCTTGGCATGTATCCTGCTGTTTGAAGAAAACCATGCTTTTTGTACTAGTTTGGGAAATAAGACATCCGTTATTCCGGCATTTTACAGTCTGTGGCATCTTACTTTTCTGTTTAATTTGGTACGAGTTCTCTTAATAATGCAGGGCAAGTCAAGTGACAAAGATAGGAAGGCTCGGCTGAAATCACAAGGTGCAAAAGCAGTTGAGGGCAAGGACTATGCCACCGCATCAAAATTCTATACAGAGGTATATTTTGAGGCAGTTATACTCAAAAACGCTGTTACTGAAAACCCAACGTAAAACACTTTTATTTTTGTATTGCTAATGTAATAATGTATGATTAACTAGTTAACACAAATGGAGCAGATCATGGTTCTTGTTTTATCCCGGAATAAACAAGTTGTGCTTCGTGGTCTTTTAACATTTGGTTTGGTGCAGGCAATCAAGCTGGATCCC
This genomic window from Aegilops tauschii subsp. strangulata cultivar AL8/78 chromosome 4, Aet v6.0, whole genome shotgun sequence contains:
- the LOC109734848 gene encoding uncharacterized protein; its protein translation is MDKDDRESLASVRVEGCGALHSAAGSGDMAICKYLVEQLGFDVDSVASSGSTPLSFAVAHGEMTAAWYFLDKGANPNTKSSSTGTTPLHEAVATGCDEIAQLLLSKGANVEAPSPHGTPLVAAAAHGKFNAMKILLEHHADPNKVSWDFGTPLTTALYATPDRMNESTCLECVKLLVKAGADVNCTIPETPLAIATNNGLTTCFKYLLEVGANINVPANQVKKSDSDSKAPLKSSGAKAVRGKNYVAASKLCSEGKSSDKDRKARLKSQGAKAVEGKDYATASKFYTEAIKLDPADAVLYSNRSLCHLKCGEAHDALMDANACISLDPKWHKGYYRKGAALMSLLEYKEASDAFSAGMKLAPNSKEMQEAHREAVEAMRKEQSEPSLYALD